From Acetobacteroides hydrogenigenes, one genomic window encodes:
- a CDS encoding OmpH family outer membrane protein — protein sequence MKKGALIFYIAISAAVLGLYILFFVSKGGEEKATTAVSAGGAKSVIAYVNIDTVLAKYDMAADLNKSLQDKTKKIENEFGSKVQNFQREAVDFQDKAQKGLITRSQAEEMQGRLQQKQQSLSQQENQYRMQLAEEQQVALRNIHSKIVDFLKEYNKTKGYSVIVSTTLYGGPVLVGNAALDITDDVIKGLNDTYKSSK from the coding sequence ATGAAAAAAGGAGCATTAATTTTTTACATCGCTATTTCAGCTGCAGTGCTTGGTCTCTACATTTTGTTCTTTGTTTCAAAAGGGGGAGAAGAAAAAGCAACGACCGCAGTATCTGCTGGAGGGGCTAAAAGCGTAATAGCGTACGTTAATATCGATACCGTTTTGGCGAAGTACGATATGGCTGCAGACCTAAATAAATCGTTGCAGGATAAAACTAAAAAAATTGAAAACGAGTTCGGGTCTAAGGTTCAGAATTTCCAACGAGAAGCTGTTGATTTTCAAGATAAAGCTCAAAAGGGGTTGATTACTCGTTCTCAGGCAGAAGAAATGCAAGGTCGTCTTCAACAGAAGCAGCAGTCTCTATCTCAGCAAGAAAATCAGTATCGTATGCAGCTTGCCGAAGAGCAGCAAGTTGCCTTAAGGAACATTCATTCAAAGATCGTAGACTTCCTAAAGGAGTATAATAAGACTAAGGGGTACTCTGTAATTGTGAGCACTACGTTGTATGGTGGTCCAGTGCTTGTAGGTAATGCGGCATTAGACATTACTGATGATGTTATTAAGGGGTTGAACGACACTTATAAGTCTAGCAAGTAA
- a CDS encoding PorP/SprF family type IX secretion system membrane protein: MVLGLWGGLAKAQDPQFTQFYANSLYLSPSFAGAVKDSRLTASYRNQWTGLSNSFNTFNVAVDHYFYNLKSGFGLIAFRDVAGSLNLSNTLVGVLYSYNIPLNFEWYVRPGVGFYYDQRSIDYSNIVLGDQLSSGGQSSSISNLKGNASKRSFDFSASSLLVGPNVWVGFALDHLLRPDRSLLGLENRLPVKFSVHGGYRFVIQGYYLRPVDESVTAAFNYKQQGIFHQFDLGLYWYKRPIMVGVWYRGIPIAKNSGTDALAFLIGLKVPKFNIAYSYDLTLSNFGVDSGGAHEISLTYEFSTQGRKKWKAVPCPEF, from the coding sequence TTGGTACTTGGGCTATGGGGGGGCTTGGCTAAGGCTCAGGATCCTCAGTTTACTCAATTTTATGCCAATTCGCTCTATCTATCACCTTCATTTGCCGGTGCTGTAAAAGACTCACGTTTAACTGCAAGCTATCGTAATCAATGGACGGGGTTAAGCAATTCGTTTAACACCTTTAATGTGGCTGTTGACCACTATTTCTATAATTTGAAAAGTGGTTTTGGGCTAATTGCTTTTAGAGACGTTGCCGGATCGTTAAACCTGTCTAATACCCTTGTTGGGGTGCTTTACTCGTACAATATCCCTCTGAATTTCGAATGGTATGTGCGTCCTGGAGTCGGCTTCTACTACGATCAACGATCTATTGATTACTCTAATATTGTACTAGGTGATCAACTATCATCGGGAGGTCAGAGCAGTTCGATCTCAAATCTGAAGGGAAATGCATCTAAACGATCTTTCGACTTTTCAGCGTCTTCACTTTTAGTCGGCCCTAATGTTTGGGTTGGCTTTGCGCTCGACCACCTACTTCGTCCTGATAGATCGCTTCTTGGATTGGAGAATAGGCTTCCTGTTAAATTTTCAGTTCATGGTGGCTACCGTTTCGTTATTCAGGGATACTATCTTAGGCCTGTAGATGAAAGTGTGACGGCTGCGTTTAACTATAAGCAACAAGGAATATTTCACCAGTTTGATCTTGGATTGTACTGGTATAAGCGTCCTATTATGGTTGGGGTTTGGTACAGGGGTATTCCAATTGCAAAGAATTCTGGAACTGACGCGCTCGCCTTCTTAATTGGACTGAAGGTTCCTAAATTTAATATTGCTTACAGCTACGATCTTACGCTCTCTAATTTTGGGGTAGATTCGGGAGGGGCTCACGAAATATCGCTAACCTATGAGTTTAGCACGCAAGGACGGAAGAAGTGGAAGGCTGTTCCTTGTCCCGAATTCTAG